The region GCTCGGCTCGGTTCGGTCACCATCCACCAGGACGCGGACATCTACGCCTGCCGGCTGTCCCCGGGTGGCCGCGTCTCCAGTGCGCTCGCGCCCGGCCGGCACGCCTGGATTCAGGCGGCGCGTGGCGCGGTCGAGGTCAACGGCGTCACGCTTCGGGCCGGCGACGGCGCCGCCATCAGCGACGAGGACGAGATTGACATCCGGAGCCGCGACGGAGGAGAGTTCCTGCTGTTCGACCTCGCCTGATAACAGCCTCACCCTTCGACAAGCTCAGGGTGAGGCTATAACCAAACGCCCTCATGCTGAGCTTGTCGAAGCATGAGGCAAGCCGACCAACTGCTCCCGACCCGGAGATTTCCACCTGATCACCGATCCCGGATTTTTGATCGCCGCCGTGGTGGCGGTGCTGATCGCGGGCATTTCCAAGGGTGGGCTCGGCGGCGGCGGGCTCACTATCCTGTCGGTGCCGCTGATGTCGCTGTTCGTGCCGCCGCCGCAGGCGGCTGCCATCATGCTGCCGGTGCTGTGCGCCATGGACGCCATGGGCATCTGGGTCTATCGAAAAAAATGGAGCGCCATCAACATGCGCATCCTGATTCCGGCGGCGACCGTCGGGATCGTCGTCGGCGCGCTGCTGTTCAAGTATTTGAACGCCGACGCCATCCGTCTGATGATCGGGGTGCTGGCGCTGGTGTTCTCCCTCAACTGGTGGCTCAACCGCAAGCGCCCGCGTCCGCCGGCGCGGCCGAGCATTTCCAAGGGTGGCTTCTGGGGTTCGCTCGCCGGGTTCACCAGCTTCGTCGCCCATGCGGGCGGGCCGCCGCTCAACATCTATTTGCTGCCGCTGCGCCTGGAGAAGGAAATTCTTATCGGCACCAGCGTGATGTTCTTCGCTATCGTCAACTTGGTGAAGATTCCCCCGTATTACTGGCTCGGCCAGTTCACGGCGGAAAACCTGTGGACGGCGGCGGCGCTGCTGCCGCTGGTGCCGATCGGCATGTGGATCGGCATCTGGGGCCAGCGCCGCGTCAATGAGGCTCTCTTCTACAACGTCTGTTACGCCATGCTGGTGCTCGCCGGAATCAAGCTGGTCCACGACGGCGCGATGCCGATATTCGGGATCAAGTAGGTTCGGCGGCCCTGCGCAGGCGATCATTGATCGCGCGCCCCAAACCTTCGTCGGGGATCGGCATGACGGCGATGGCGCGAGCGCCCGATTGGTCGAGATCGTGCAGCAGGGCGAACAAATTCGCCGCTGCCTCGATTAGGTCGCCGGCCGGGCTCAGATTGCGTACCGGGCTCGAGGTTTTCGGAACGTCGCCGCCAAAGGCAAGCAAGGCCTCGCCGGCGCGGACTTTGGTCGCGCCGAGGCGAAGCGGCAGCGCCGGCGCGTAGTGACGGCGCGCCATCCCCGGCGAAAGACGTTCGTCGTCGTCGACCGCCGTTTCGCCGCTCGCATCCGCAACCGGCTGGCCGAGGCGCCGGGCGATGTCCTCGGGCCCGATCGCTCCCAAACGAAGGACGCGCGGGCACTCGCCGGAAAGATCGAGTACGGTCGATTCCAACCCAACCCGGCAGGGTCCGCCGTCGAGGATCAAGTCGACCCGCGAGCCCAATCCATTCGCTACGTGCGCCGCCATGGTCGGGCTCGCGCGTCCGCTCGGGTTGGCGCTCGGCGCGGCGATTGGGCGCTCACAGGCAGCAAGGAGTGCGCGCGCGACCGCGTGATCCGGCGCGCGCACGGCAAGCGTGACGAGTCCGGCCGAGGCGAGACGCGCGACCGGGCAGGGTCGCGCGGGCGAATCCCCGCGCGCATCGAAAGACGAGTCCGCACGCGGCAGCACCAGCGTCAGCGGCCCTGGCCAGAACGCGGCGGCGAGGATTTCGGCGCGCGCGTCGAAGCACGCCAGCTTGCGGGCCTCGTCCGCGCCAGTCACGTGCACGATCAGCGGATTAAAGCGTGGGCGGCCCTTGGCCTCGAACACGCGGGCGACGGCGCGCTCGGAGGTGGCGTCGGCGCCGAGGCCGTAGACGGTCTCGGTCGGAAAAGCGACTAGGCCGCCCGCGCGAATGATCCGGGCGGCTTCGGCGATCGCCGCGTCGGTCGGGGGAAGGATGCGGGGCGAGGGGTTCACGGGGACGAGAATTTCGCGCGGGCGGGATGAGATCAACAATCAAAATTAAAGAGCCGTCGCTGCGCGACGGCTCTTTGCCCCCTCGGGGGCTGGTCCTCTCGGGACTATCCGGTCGGGTCACTCATGAAGTGGCCCGGCATCGGAAGGTGTTCCACAGGAGTGGAACATCTGGTTCGCGGCCCTTACGAGCCGCTACAAGGGCCGTTCCCCGGGGTAGCGCGCAAGGGGAACGGGTATCCCTGCTTTTGAGCCCTCTTGGGCACGGTTTACATATAGCAAAGGCAGCGAAAATTTTCAACGCAAAACGGCGCACGAAAATTTCGCGCGCGAAATTGTTTTGTTGACACGGAATTTCATTCGCGCGGCATCGTGAAGCCGGGGCCATGCGCGACGAAATGCGGATTTAAAAATCCCGGCTTGCCGTAGGTGAGTTCGGCGCCGTCGCGATCGACGACGTTTCCGCCGGCGTAACGAAGAACCGCGTGACCGGCGGCGGCGTCCCATTCCATGGTCGGCGCGAAACGGGGATAGACGTCGGCGGCGCCCTCGGCGATGCGGCAGAATTTGAGGGAACTGCCGGCGACCACGCGCGTGTGCGCGCCGAGCCTGTCGAGCCAAGCATCGACCTCCGGCGTCGAATGGTGGCGGCTGACGGTGGCGACGAGACTTTGGGCCGGAGCGGGACGGCAGGCGATGAGCTCGGGCTTGGCATCGCTCTTGGCGCGGAAAGCGCCTCCCGGCCAGCCCCAATAGGCGAGATCGGGCACGGGAGCGTAAACGATCCCGACCACCGGGCGGCCCGCTTCGATCAGCGCGATGTTGACGGTGAATTCGCCGTTGCGTTCGACAAATTCCTTGGTGCCGTCCAACGGATCCACCAGCCAGAACGGGTGGCCGGTAATAGCGGGCGCGTTGCCTTGGGCGAACGCTTCCTCGGCGACGATGGGAAAGGCGTCGGTGATCTCGCCCTTGATCGCGGCGGCGATCAGGACCTCGGCGGCGCGGTCGGCGGCGGTCACCGGCGAGGCGTCGGCTTTTTTATCCACCGCGAAATCGGTGCGGTAGACCTTGAGGATTTCCGCGCCCGCGCGGCGCGCGATGGCGCGCAACGTGTCGATCAGGCCGTGGGTGAGGTTGACGGTCATGGCGTCTCGGTGTGAGGCGAAAATTTCGACGCGGCGGTGCGGCTTGTCAACGGGCGGCGGCCGCGGCAGCGCGCAGCGCCGGCTCGTAGGCGAAGATGGCGGGCGTGCCGCCGGTGTGGACGAAGAGCACGGTTTCGTTCCGCGCGATCCCGCCATCTGCGATCAGGCGGATCATGCCGGCCATGGCCTTGCCCGTATAGACGGGATCGAGGAACAGACCCTCGCTCCGGGCGGCGATCAGGATGGCGTCCGTGACTTCGGCGCCGAACTTGCCGTAGCCGGGCGCGAGCGAATTGTCGGCGATGTCCACGTCCGATGGCGCGAGATCGACCGGATTCCCGGCCAGGCGTCCGATCTCGGCCACCCGCTCGGCAATCCGGGCCGATTGCTGGGCGGCCGGGCGGCGGACGCAGATACCGGTGATTCTGCGCCCGTCGCCGAGGGCGCGGAAGCCATAGAGAAGCCCGGCGTGGGTCGCACCGCTGCCCGACGCGACGACGACGCGGCCGATGCCCAAGTCGGCCTCGCGGTCTTGGACGGCGATCTCGGCGGCGGCGAGCGCGTAGCCGAGCGCGCCGAGCGGCGGATGGCCGGGACCGAGATGGATCACGTAGGGCCGCCGTCCGCGCCGGGCGAGATCGGCCGCGATGGTCTCCAGGCGGGCATCGGCGCCGGCCTCGTCCTCGCCGGCAGGATAAGCATGCAGTGTCGCCCCCATCAGCCGGTCGAGCAGCACGTTGCCCGAATTGCGGTAAAGTTCATCGACTTCGGCGACCCGCTCTTCCAGTTGGATGTGGCATTGCATGCCGAGGCGCGCGGCGAAGGCGGCACATGTGCGGACGAAATTCGATT is a window of Rhodospirillales bacterium DNA encoding:
- a CDS encoding threonylcarbamoyl-AMP synthase, whose amino-acid sequence is MNPSPRILPPTDAAIAEAARIIRAGGLVAFPTETVYGLGADATSERAVARVFEAKGRPRFNPLIVHVTGADEARKLACFDARAEILAAAFWPGPLTLVLPRADSSFDARGDSPARPCPVARLASAGLVTLAVRAPDHAVARALLAACERPIAAPSANPSGRASPTMAAHVANGLGSRVDLILDGGPCRVGLESTVLDLSGECPRVLRLGAIGPEDIARRLGQPVADASGETAVDDDERLSPGMARRHYAPALPLRLGATKVRAGEALLAFGGDVPKTSSPVRNLSPAGDLIEAAANLFALLHDLDQSGARAIAVMPIPDEGLGRAINDRLRRAAEPT
- the cysQ gene encoding 3'(2'),5'-bisphosphate nucleotidase CysQ, yielding MTVNLTHGLIDTLRAIARRAGAEILKVYRTDFAVDKKADASPVTAADRAAEVLIAAAIKGEITDAFPIVAEEAFAQGNAPAITGHPFWLVDPLDGTKEFVERNGEFTVNIALIEAGRPVVGIVYAPVPDLAYWGWPGGAFRAKSDAKPELIACRPAPAQSLVATVSRHHSTPEVDAWLDRLGAHTRVVAGSSLKFCRIAEGAADVYPRFAPTMEWDAAAGHAVLRYAGGNVVDRDGAELTYGKPGFLNPHFVAHGPGFTMPRE
- a CDS encoding sulfite exporter TauE/SafE family protein; this translates as MITDPGFLIAAVVAVLIAGISKGGLGGGGLTILSVPLMSLFVPPPQAAAIMLPVLCAMDAMGIWVYRKKWSAINMRILIPAATVGIVVGALLFKYLNADAIRLMIGVLALVFSLNWWLNRKRPRPPARPSISKGGFWGSLAGFTSFVAHAGGPPLNIYLLPLRLEKEILIGTSVMFFAIVNLVKIPPYYWLGQFTAENLWTAAALLPLVPIGMWIGIWGQRRVNEALFYNVCYAMLVLAGIKLVHDGAMPIFGIK
- a CDS encoding D-cysteine desulfhydrase family protein codes for the protein MTGLIAIPGLERFSRAAFGHLPTPIEEAPNLTAALGGPRILIKRDDCTGLGFGGNKVRQLEFYMGEARARGADTVLITGAVQSNFVRTCAAFAARLGMQCHIQLEERVAEVDELYRNSGNVLLDRLMGATLHAYPAGEDEAGADARLETIAADLARRGRRPYVIHLGPGHPPLGALGYALAAAEIAVQDREADLGIGRVVVASGSGATHAGLLYGFRALGDGRRITGICVRRPAAQQSARIAERVAEIGRLAGNPVDLAPSDVDIADNSLAPGYGKFGAEVTDAILIAARSEGLFLDPVYTGKAMAGMIRLIADGGIARNETVLFVHTGGTPAIFAYEPALRAAAAAAR